A window of Primulina huaijiensis isolate GDHJ02 chromosome 9, ASM1229523v2, whole genome shotgun sequence contains these coding sequences:
- the LOC140984457 gene encoding COBRA-like protein 7, with protein MEATTIVLSLFLLILGTAHAQTRPPAQAQAPASASESCNGVFLSYTYDSGKIVPPILKSDPALQAYRFESSLSVLNNDFVELKSWRVFVGFQHDEYLVSASNAVLADGNSIPGGVGNGTVLAGYPGPDLKSGIETAGDLTQMSVRVGLVGTQFGVASPSVPMPSNISLVNDGWICPKPTMLGNSSMQVCCTSDSKLKSNITIDDEFLPRQHGDLTIMYDVSKTYESNYWAQVTIENHNPLGRLDNWQLNWDWMEDEFIFAMKGAYPSVVDTSKCVFGVQGQFYQRLDFSTALNCDRRPTIVDLPLAKTNDTNLGMIPFCCRNGTILPPAMDPSKSKSAFEINVFKMPPNLNRSVLVPPQNWGIRGRLNPDYKCGPPVRVSPSQFPDPSLLLPNSSAIASWQVVCNITQPKGVSPRCCVSFSAYYNESIIPCQTCACGCPANTEQTCSSTSPALFLPSQALLVPFENRTTLSRAWADLHHFPLSNPLPCGDNCGVSINWHLFTDYRGGWSARITIFNWDEFAFVDWFTALEFEKAAPGFEAVYSFNGSALNGVNNTIFMQGLPGLNYLVAETDGADPQKDPRVPGKQQSVISFTKKMTPGINIPGGDGFPSKVYFNGEECSLPKILPTSGSYLLDSSNMLSFFLVFLAFMFVQQ; from the exons ATGGAGGCCACCACAATCGTGCTCTCCTTGTTTCTTCTCATTCTTGGCACCGCCCACGCCCAAACACGCCCTCCGGCTCAAGCCCAAGCACCGGCATCGGCCTCCGAAAGCTGTAACGGAGTGTTTCTTTCCTACACTTACGACTCCGGGAAGATCGTACCCCCGATTCTGAAGTCGGATCCAGCTCTCCAGGCTTACCGCTTCGAATCTTCCCTGTCCGTGCTCAACAACGACTTTGTGGAGCTCAAATCTTGGCGGGTTTTTGTTGGATTCCAGCACGATGAGTATCTGGTCTCTGCTTCCAACGCCGTGCTTGCCGATGGGAACTCCATTCCGGGGGGTGTTGGAAATGGGACGGTCTTGGCGGGGTATCCGGGTCCGGATCTGAAGTCGGGTATTGAGACAGCGGGGGACTTGACCCAGATGAGTGTGCGAGTCGGGCTTGTCGGCACGCAGTTCGGAGTTGCTTCTCCGAGCGTGCCTATGCCTTCAAATATCTCGCTGGTGAATGATGGCTGGATTTGCCCAAAACCAACTATGCtag GAAATAGCTCGATGCAAGTATGTTGCACCAGCGACTCGAAGTTAAAATCAAACATTACCATAGATGATGAGTTTTTGCCTCGTCAACACGGTGATCTTACCATAATGTACGATGTGTCGAAAACATACGAGTCCAACTATTGGGCTCAGGTTACGATCGAGAACCATAACCCCCTTGGGCGACTCGACAACTGGCAGTTAAACTGGGATTGGATGGAAGATGAGTTCATTTTTGCCATGAAAGGAGCGTATCCATCTGTAGTGGATACATCAAAATGTGTATTTGGGGTACAGGGCCAGTTCTACCAGCGTCTTGACTTTTCAACCGCCTTGAACTGTGACAGAAGGCCCACTATAGTAGACCTACCTTTAGCCAAGACTAATGACACAAACCTGGGAATGATACCCTTTTGTTGTCGGAACGGGACGATCTTGCCTCCTGCTATGGATCCGAGCAAGTCAAAATCAGCATTCGAGATCAATGTTTTCAAGATGCCACCTAACCTTAATCGCTCTGTTCTTGTCCCCCCGCAGAATTGGGGGATACGTGGCAGACTTAACCCAGATTATAAATGTGGGCCGCCTGTTCGAGTTAGTCCTAGCCAGTTTCCAGACCCGAGCTTGCTACTGCCCAATTCAAGTGCCATTGCTAGTTGGCAAGTGGTGTGCAATATCACGCAGCCAAAGGGAGTGAGCCCACGATGCTGTGTGTCGTTCTCTGCTTACTACAACGAATCCATCATCCCATGTCAAACTTGTGCCTGTGGGTGCCCTGCTAATACGGAACAAACATGTAGCAGCACATCTCCCGCTCTTTTTCTCCCATCTCAAGCTCTCTTAGTTCCATTCGAGAACCGTACTACCTTATCAAGAGCATGGGCCGATCTTCACCATTTCCCTTTGTCTAACCCACTACCCTGTGGTGATAATTGTGGAGTTAGTATCAACTGGCACTTGTTCACGGACTATAGAGGCGGATGGTCTGCAAGAATTACAATCTTCAACTGGGATGAATTTGCTTTTGTCGATTGGTTTACGGCATTAGAATTCGAGAAAGCAGCTCCTGGCTTCGAAGCAGTTTACTCCTTTAATGGAAGTGCACTGAATGGCGTAAACAACACGATTTTCATGCAAGGTCTTCCGGGCCTCAACTATCTCGTGGCAGAAACTGATGGGGCCGATCCCCAGAAAGATCCTCGTGTACCTGGAAAACAGCAGTCCGTGATTTCATTCACGAAGAAGATGACACCTGGAATTAACATTCCTGGTGGTGATGGATTTCCATCAAAAGTCTACTTCAATGGGGAGGAATGCTCTCTGCCTAAAATACTTCCAACAAGCGGTTCTTATCTCCTTGATTCATCGAATATGTTATCGTTCTTTCTGGTTTTCCTAGCTTTCATGTTTGTGCAGCAATAG